CCCAGCAGATGTACGACGGCGCCTCGGAGCCGCCCCACAGCCGCTTGTAGGAGTTCGTGAACTGGTTCGTCACGGCCGTGATCTCGGCGGCGTGCCGCAGCAGGCCCGCGATGAACGAGCGGGCCGTCTTGGACAGGTCCAGGTGCGCGCCGGGCTCGTGGAACGCGTTGCGGTCGCCCTCGAAGAGCGACAGGTGCGTGTGCATCCCGGAGCCCGGCTGGTCGGCCAGCGGCTTCGGCATGAAGGACGCGAAGACGCCCTGCTCCAGGGCGACCTCCTTCACGACCGTCCGGAACGTCATGATGTTGTCGGCCGTGGTCAGCGCGTCGGCGTACCGCAGGTCGATCTCGTTCTGGCCCGGGCCGGCCTCGTGGTGGGAGAACTCCACCGAGATGCCCATCGACTCGAGCATCGTGATCGCGGCGCGCCGGAAGTCGTGCGCGGTGCCGCGCGGCACGTGGTCGAAGTAGCCGCCCTGGTCGACGGGGACCAGCGGCTGCGCCGGGTCGGCGGGCGCCTCGAACAGGTAGAACTCGACCTCGGGGTGCGTGTAGAAGGTGAAGCCCTTCTCGCTCGCCCGGGCCAGCGCGCGCTTGAGCACGTTACGGGAGTCGGCCAGCGACGGCTCGCCCTCGGGCGTGAGGATGTCGCAGAACATCCGCGCGGTGCCGTGCCGCTCCCCGCGCCAGGGCAGCACCTGGAACGTCGTCGGGTCGGGCTTGGCGATCATGTCCGCCTCGTACACCCGGGTCAGGCCCTCGATCGAGGAGCCGTCGAACCCGATGCCCTCCGAGAACGCCGCCTCCAGCTCCG
This is a stretch of genomic DNA from Cellulomonas sp. ES6. It encodes these proteins:
- a CDS encoding glutamine synthetase family protein, which produces MDRQQEFVLRTVEERDIRFIRLWFTDVLGTLKSVAVAPAELEAAFSEGIGFDGSSIEGLTRVYEADMIAKPDPTTFQVLPWRGERHGTARMFCDILTPEGEPSLADSRNVLKRALARASEKGFTFYTHPEVEFYLFEAPADPAQPLVPVDQGGYFDHVPRGTAHDFRRAAITMLESMGISVEFSHHEAGPGQNEIDLRYADALTTADNIMTFRTVVKEVALEQGVFASFMPKPLADQPGSGMHTHLSLFEGDRNAFHEPGAHLDLSKTARSFIAGLLRHAAEITAVTNQFTNSYKRLWGGSEAPSYICWGHNNRSALVRVPMYKPGKSNSSRIEYRGVDSATNPYLAFALLLAAGLKGVEEGYELPEGADDDVWELTDSERRALGIEPLPASLEAAIAVMEKSELVAEALGEHVFDYVLRNKRQEWEEYRAQVTPYELRRFLPML